One part of the Nymphaea colorata isolate Beijing-Zhang1983 chromosome 8, ASM883128v2, whole genome shotgun sequence genome encodes these proteins:
- the LOC116258434 gene encoding uncharacterized protein LOC116258434 isoform X1, whose protein sequence is MRHITAWLGRNGWQPSPNRDSIQDCLIQRSSSRSQRSDSRWGVKDVVARFLGRIFPQTQISKLPPEGGSEEKEKVITWLRSLALTERDLAFEYVNSTERGLSFKEAARRLKENGPNIAFEHTFSSWWQLLWRAFFHPFNVLLLVLSAVSFIAGDTANGSIMLVLVSISVGLRFFQEFNSLKAAIKLSELLKTPVRVQRCAGRVVQTELIVQIEQKDVVPGDIIHFSPGDLFPGDVRLLNSKDLVVSQSSLTGESGTVEKIADIREGLTTPVLELRNICFMGTSVASGSGTGLVISTGPKTYISTIFSTLGKWKTPDAFEKGVRHVSYALVCFMLVIVPIEVFVDYCSSNKLSQSIIFGMSVAVGLTPQMLPLIVNTNLAKGTLAMAKDRCLVKSSVAIQNMGAMDILCMDKTGTLTMDRAILFHHIDAWAVPRERILHFAFLSSYFKTVQQNPIDQAILAYTYTGGYRFEPSKWTKINEIPFDFTRRRASIILEGNTSNILTVDFQGLAVKRLMITKGALDELLSICTFIEHIESSTTVALDPMERQRILNTSEELGNEGLRVLGIAAKALRLEMNNTKEDESDMVFLGFLCFYDPPKDTVKQALWCLAEKGVKAKVLTGDSLPLAIKVCKEVGIRTTNVITGPDLEMLDQDAFDEMVKKVTVLARLTPTQKLRVVQSLKTSGNHIVGFLGDGINDSLALEAADVGISVDSGASVAKDVADIILLEKDLNVLVAGVVRGRITHGNTMKYIKMSVVANIASVISLLVATVCLPFEPLSPTQILTQNLLYNVGQILIPWDKMDDEYVSRPHRWSAKGILLFMIWNGPVSSICDIGTFLFLCWYYKANTYSMMNFFHSAWFLEGLLMQTLIIHLIRTEKIPFVQETASWPVILSTVLASVIGIAIPFTPIGKVMGFTILPLSYFGFLVLVFVFYFFLGQIVKRAYIMVFKKWL, encoded by the exons ATGAGGCATATTACGGCATGGTTGGGGCGCAATGGATGGCAGCCCTCTCCCAATCGTGACTCGATTCAAGATTGCCTCATCCAAAGGTCATCTTCTCGGTCCCAACGTTCGGATTCGAGGTGGGGTGTCAAGGATGTAGTAGCACGATTCTTGGGGAGGATCTTTCCTCAAACCCAAA TAAGCAAGCTTCCGCCTGAAGGTGGGtctgaagagaaagagaaggtcATCACTTGGTTGAGGAGTCTGGCTCTAACCGAGAGGGACTTGGCTTTTGAATATGTCAATTCGACAGAAAGAG GCCTGAGCTTCAAGGAAGCCGCAAGGAGATTGAAGGAGAACGGCCCAAATATTGCATTTGAACACACATTTTCGAGCTGGTGGCAGCTCCTTTGGCGTGCATTTTTTCATCCATTCAATGTTCTTCTGTTAGTCCTGTCAGCCGTCTCCTTCATAGCAGGTGATACTGCAAACGGATCTATTATGCTTGTGCTGGTGTCCATTAGTGTTGGCCTTCGATTTTTCCAG GAGTTCAACAGTTTAAAGGCTGCAATCAAGCTTTCAGAGCTCTTAAAAACTCCAGTCAGAGTTCAGAGATGTGCTGGCAGAGTTGTTCAAACGGAGTTAATAGTACAAATTGAACAGAAAGATGTGGTACCTGGTGACATTATCCATTTCAGTCCTGGTGATCTTTTTCCAGGCGATGTTCGATTATTAAATTCCAAAGATCTGGTTGTAAG TCAGTCATCACTTACTGGAGAATCAGGTACTGTGGAAAAAATAGCAGATATCAGAGAAGGACTAACCACTCCCGTACTTGAGTTGAGGAACATCTGCTTCATG GGAACAAGTGTTGCTTCTGGTTCTGGTACCGGCTTAGTCATCTCTACTGGACCTAAAACTTACATAAGTACCATATTTTCCACACTGGGCAAATGGAAAACACCAGATGCCTTCGAGAAAGGTGTACGGCATGTTTCGTATGCACTTGTTTGCTTTATGCTGGTTATAGTCCCTATTGAGGTATTTGTGGATTATTGTTCATCAAATAAGTTAAGTCAAAGTATCATTTTTGGTATGTCCGTTGCTGTGGGGCTTACACCACAAATGCTTCCTCTTATTGTTAACACGAATCTAGCCAAGGGAACACTTGCCATGGCCAAGGACAGGTGTTTAGTCAAAAGTTCTGTTGCAATACAAAACATGGGAGCCAT GGACATACTGTGTATGGATAAGACCGGAACTCTGACAATGGACCGTGCAATACTGTTTCACCACATAGATGCTTGGGCAGTGCCTAGAGAAAGGATTTTGCATTTTGCATTCCTAAGTTCCTACTTCAAGACAGTACAACAGAACCCCATAGATCAGGCCATCTTGGCATACACCTATACAGGAGGATACAGGTTTGAACCATCAAAATGGACAAAGATAAATGAGATCCCATTTGATTTTACACGAAGAAGAGCCTCTATTATACTCGAGGGAAATACAAGCAACATACTCACAGTTGACTTTCAGGGTTTAGCAGTTAAAAGACTGATGATAACAAAAGGAGCACTTGATGAATTACTAAGTATCTGTACTTTTATTGAGCATATTGAGAGCAGTACAACAGTTGCACTTGATCCAATGGAGCGTCAAAGAATCCTAAATACAAGTGAAGAACTGGGTAATGAAGGATTAAGAGTTCTCGGGATAGCAGCAAAAGCATTAAGATTG GAAATGAACAATACTAAAGAAGATGAATCGGACATggtttttttgggttttctgtGCTTCTATGATCCCCCTAAAGATACAGTTAAACAAGCTCTTTGGTGCTTAGCAGAGAAAGGTGTAAAGGCCAAAGTACTAACTGGTGACTCCCTTCCTCTTGCAATCAAGGTATGCAAAGAGGTTGGCATCCGCACCACCAATGTTATCACAGGGCCTGATTTAGAAATGCTCGACCAGGATGCATTTGATGAGATGGTCAAGAAAGTAACTGTTCTTGCTCGACTGACACCCACCCAAAAACTTCGTGTTGTCCAATCTCTGAAGACATCAGGAAATCATATTGTTGGATTTTTAGGAGATGGAATAAATGACTCCTTGGCCTTGGAAGCTGCTGATGTAGGAATATCAGTTGATTCTGGAGCATCAGTTGCTAAGGATGTTGCTGACATAATTCTGCTTGAGAAGGATCTCAATGTGCTTGTTGCAGGAGTTGTACGTGGAAGGATCACTCATGGAAATacaatgaaatatataaaaatgtctGTTGTAGCAAACATAGCTAGTGTTATATCGCTGCTTGTTGCTACTGTGTGCTTACCATTTGAACCATTAAGCCCCACACAGATTTTGACTCAGAATCTTCTTTATAATGTGGGTCAGATCCTAATACCATGGGATAAGATGGATGACGAGTATGTGAGCAGACCCCATAGATGGTCGGCCAAGGGCATATTGTTATTTATGATATGGAATGGACCTGTAAGCTCTATTTGTGACATTGgtacctttctttttctatgttgGTACTACAAAGCAAATACTTATTCCATGATGAATTTTTTTCACTCTGCATGGTTTCTCGAGGGCCTTCTGATGCAGACACTTATCATCCACCTGATCCGGACGGAGAAAATTCCTTTTGTACAAGAGACAGCATCATGGCCTGTTATCCTGTCCACTGTTTTAGCTTCTGTCATAGGAATTGCAATTCCATTTACTCCTATAGGAAAGGTAATGGGTTTCACAATTCTTCCCTTGtcatattttggttttcttgttcttgtttttgtgttctattttttcttaGGACAGATTGTCAAAAGAGCATATATCATGGTGTTCAAGAAATGGTTGTAG
- the LOC116258434 gene encoding uncharacterized protein LOC116258434 isoform X5: MRHITAWLGRNGWQPSPNRDSIQDCLIQRSSSRSQRSDSRWGVKDVVARFLGRIFPQTQISKLPPEGGSEEKEKVITWLRSLALTERDLAFEYVNSTERGLSFKEAARRLKENGPNIAFEHTFSSWWQLLWRAFFHPFNVLLLVLSAVSFIAGDTANGSIMLVLVSISVGLRFFQEFNSLKAAIKLSELLKTPVRVQRCAGRVVQTELIVQIEQKDVVPGDIIHFSPGDLFPGDVRLLNSKDLVVSQSSLTGESGTVEKIADIREGLTTPVLELRNICFMGTSVASGSGTGLVISTGPKTYISTIFSTLGKWKTPDAFEKAKGTLAMAKDRCLVKSSVAIQNMGAMDILCMDKTGTLTMDRAILFHHIDAWAVPRERILHFAFLSSYFKTVQQNPIDQAILAYTYTGGYRFEPSKWTKINEIPFDFTRRRASIILEGNTSNILTVDFQGLAVKRLMITKGALDELLSICTFIEHIESSTTVALDPMERQRILNTSEELGNEGLRVLGIAAKALRLEMNNTKEDESDMVFLGFLCFYDPPKDTVKQALWCLAEKGVKAKVLTGDSLPLAIKVCKEVGIRTTNVITGPDLEMLDQDAFDEMVKKVTVLARLTPTQKLRVVQSLKTSGNHIVGFLGDGINDSLALEAADVGISVDSGASVAKDVADIILLEKDLNVLVAGVVRGRITHGNTMKYIKMSVVANIASVISLLVATVCLPFEPLSPTQILTQNLLYNVGQILIPWDKMDDEYVSRPHRWSAKGILLFMIWNGPVSSICDIGTFLFLCWYYKANTYSMMNFFHSAWFLEGLLMQTLIIHLIRTEKIPFVQETASWPVILSTVLASVIGIAIPFTPIGKVMGFTILPLSYFGFLVLVFVFYFFLGQIVKRAYIMVFKKWL, from the exons ATGAGGCATATTACGGCATGGTTGGGGCGCAATGGATGGCAGCCCTCTCCCAATCGTGACTCGATTCAAGATTGCCTCATCCAAAGGTCATCTTCTCGGTCCCAACGTTCGGATTCGAGGTGGGGTGTCAAGGATGTAGTAGCACGATTCTTGGGGAGGATCTTTCCTCAAACCCAAA TAAGCAAGCTTCCGCCTGAAGGTGGGtctgaagagaaagagaaggtcATCACTTGGTTGAGGAGTCTGGCTCTAACCGAGAGGGACTTGGCTTTTGAATATGTCAATTCGACAGAAAGAG GCCTGAGCTTCAAGGAAGCCGCAAGGAGATTGAAGGAGAACGGCCCAAATATTGCATTTGAACACACATTTTCGAGCTGGTGGCAGCTCCTTTGGCGTGCATTTTTTCATCCATTCAATGTTCTTCTGTTAGTCCTGTCAGCCGTCTCCTTCATAGCAGGTGATACTGCAAACGGATCTATTATGCTTGTGCTGGTGTCCATTAGTGTTGGCCTTCGATTTTTCCAG GAGTTCAACAGTTTAAAGGCTGCAATCAAGCTTTCAGAGCTCTTAAAAACTCCAGTCAGAGTTCAGAGATGTGCTGGCAGAGTTGTTCAAACGGAGTTAATAGTACAAATTGAACAGAAAGATGTGGTACCTGGTGACATTATCCATTTCAGTCCTGGTGATCTTTTTCCAGGCGATGTTCGATTATTAAATTCCAAAGATCTGGTTGTAAG TCAGTCATCACTTACTGGAGAATCAGGTACTGTGGAAAAAATAGCAGATATCAGAGAAGGACTAACCACTCCCGTACTTGAGTTGAGGAACATCTGCTTCATG GGAACAAGTGTTGCTTCTGGTTCTGGTACCGGCTTAGTCATCTCTACTGGACCTAAAACTTACATAAGTACCATATTTTCCACACTGGGCAAATGGAAAACACCAGATGCCTTCGAGAAAG CCAAGGGAACACTTGCCATGGCCAAGGACAGGTGTTTAGTCAAAAGTTCTGTTGCAATACAAAACATGGGAGCCAT GGACATACTGTGTATGGATAAGACCGGAACTCTGACAATGGACCGTGCAATACTGTTTCACCACATAGATGCTTGGGCAGTGCCTAGAGAAAGGATTTTGCATTTTGCATTCCTAAGTTCCTACTTCAAGACAGTACAACAGAACCCCATAGATCAGGCCATCTTGGCATACACCTATACAGGAGGATACAGGTTTGAACCATCAAAATGGACAAAGATAAATGAGATCCCATTTGATTTTACACGAAGAAGAGCCTCTATTATACTCGAGGGAAATACAAGCAACATACTCACAGTTGACTTTCAGGGTTTAGCAGTTAAAAGACTGATGATAACAAAAGGAGCACTTGATGAATTACTAAGTATCTGTACTTTTATTGAGCATATTGAGAGCAGTACAACAGTTGCACTTGATCCAATGGAGCGTCAAAGAATCCTAAATACAAGTGAAGAACTGGGTAATGAAGGATTAAGAGTTCTCGGGATAGCAGCAAAAGCATTAAGATTG GAAATGAACAATACTAAAGAAGATGAATCGGACATggtttttttgggttttctgtGCTTCTATGATCCCCCTAAAGATACAGTTAAACAAGCTCTTTGGTGCTTAGCAGAGAAAGGTGTAAAGGCCAAAGTACTAACTGGTGACTCCCTTCCTCTTGCAATCAAGGTATGCAAAGAGGTTGGCATCCGCACCACCAATGTTATCACAGGGCCTGATTTAGAAATGCTCGACCAGGATGCATTTGATGAGATGGTCAAGAAAGTAACTGTTCTTGCTCGACTGACACCCACCCAAAAACTTCGTGTTGTCCAATCTCTGAAGACATCAGGAAATCATATTGTTGGATTTTTAGGAGATGGAATAAATGACTCCTTGGCCTTGGAAGCTGCTGATGTAGGAATATCAGTTGATTCTGGAGCATCAGTTGCTAAGGATGTTGCTGACATAATTCTGCTTGAGAAGGATCTCAATGTGCTTGTTGCAGGAGTTGTACGTGGAAGGATCACTCATGGAAATacaatgaaatatataaaaatgtctGTTGTAGCAAACATAGCTAGTGTTATATCGCTGCTTGTTGCTACTGTGTGCTTACCATTTGAACCATTAAGCCCCACACAGATTTTGACTCAGAATCTTCTTTATAATGTGGGTCAGATCCTAATACCATGGGATAAGATGGATGACGAGTATGTGAGCAGACCCCATAGATGGTCGGCCAAGGGCATATTGTTATTTATGATATGGAATGGACCTGTAAGCTCTATTTGTGACATTGgtacctttctttttctatgttgGTACTACAAAGCAAATACTTATTCCATGATGAATTTTTTTCACTCTGCATGGTTTCTCGAGGGCCTTCTGATGCAGACACTTATCATCCACCTGATCCGGACGGAGAAAATTCCTTTTGTACAAGAGACAGCATCATGGCCTGTTATCCTGTCCACTGTTTTAGCTTCTGTCATAGGAATTGCAATTCCATTTACTCCTATAGGAAAGGTAATGGGTTTCACAATTCTTCCCTTGtcatattttggttttcttgttcttgtttttgtgttctattttttcttaGGACAGATTGTCAAAAGAGCATATATCATGGTGTTCAAGAAATGGTTGTAG
- the LOC116258434 gene encoding uncharacterized protein LOC116258434 isoform X6: MLVLVSISVGLRFFQEFNSLKAAIKLSELLKTPVRVQRCAGRVVQTELIVQIEQKDVVPGDIIHFSPGDLFPGDVRLLNSKDLVVSQSSLTGESGTVEKIADIREGLTTPVLELRNICFMGTSVASGSGTGLVISTGPKTYISTIFSTLGKWKTPDAFEKGVRHVSYALVCFMLVIVPIEVFVDYCSSNKLSQSIIFGMSVAVGLTPQMLPLIVNTNLAKGTLAMAKDRCLVKSSVAIQNMGAMDILCMDKTGTLTMDRAILFHHIDAWAVPRERILHFAFLSSYFKTVQQNPIDQAILAYTYTGGYRFEPSKWTKINEIPFDFTRRRASIILEGNTSNILTVDFQGLAVKRLMITKGALDELLSICTFIEHIESSTTVALDPMERQRILNTSEELGNEGLRVLGIAAKALRLEMNNTKEDESDMVFLGFLCFYDPPKDTVKQALWCLAEKGVKAKVLTGDSLPLAIKVCKEVGIRTTNVITGPDLEMLDQDAFDEMVKKVTVLARLTPTQKLRVVQSLKTSGNHIVGFLGDGINDSLALEAADVGISVDSGASVAKDVADIILLEKDLNVLVAGVVRGRITHGNTMKYIKMSVVANIASVISLLVATVCLPFEPLSPTQILTQNLLYNVGQILIPWDKMDDEYVSRPHRWSAKGILLFMIWNGPVSSICDIGTFLFLCWYYKANTYSMMNFFHSAWFLEGLLMQTLIIHLIRTEKIPFVQETASWPVILSTVLASVIGIAIPFTPIGKVMGFTILPLSYFGFLVLVFVFYFFLGQIVKRAYIMVFKKWL; encoded by the exons ATGCTTGTGCTGGTGTCCATTAGTGTTGGCCTTCGATTTTTCCAG GAGTTCAACAGTTTAAAGGCTGCAATCAAGCTTTCAGAGCTCTTAAAAACTCCAGTCAGAGTTCAGAGATGTGCTGGCAGAGTTGTTCAAACGGAGTTAATAGTACAAATTGAACAGAAAGATGTGGTACCTGGTGACATTATCCATTTCAGTCCTGGTGATCTTTTTCCAGGCGATGTTCGATTATTAAATTCCAAAGATCTGGTTGTAAG TCAGTCATCACTTACTGGAGAATCAGGTACTGTGGAAAAAATAGCAGATATCAGAGAAGGACTAACCACTCCCGTACTTGAGTTGAGGAACATCTGCTTCATG GGAACAAGTGTTGCTTCTGGTTCTGGTACCGGCTTAGTCATCTCTACTGGACCTAAAACTTACATAAGTACCATATTTTCCACACTGGGCAAATGGAAAACACCAGATGCCTTCGAGAAAGGTGTACGGCATGTTTCGTATGCACTTGTTTGCTTTATGCTGGTTATAGTCCCTATTGAGGTATTTGTGGATTATTGTTCATCAAATAAGTTAAGTCAAAGTATCATTTTTGGTATGTCCGTTGCTGTGGGGCTTACACCACAAATGCTTCCTCTTATTGTTAACACGAATCTAGCCAAGGGAACACTTGCCATGGCCAAGGACAGGTGTTTAGTCAAAAGTTCTGTTGCAATACAAAACATGGGAGCCAT GGACATACTGTGTATGGATAAGACCGGAACTCTGACAATGGACCGTGCAATACTGTTTCACCACATAGATGCTTGGGCAGTGCCTAGAGAAAGGATTTTGCATTTTGCATTCCTAAGTTCCTACTTCAAGACAGTACAACAGAACCCCATAGATCAGGCCATCTTGGCATACACCTATACAGGAGGATACAGGTTTGAACCATCAAAATGGACAAAGATAAATGAGATCCCATTTGATTTTACACGAAGAAGAGCCTCTATTATACTCGAGGGAAATACAAGCAACATACTCACAGTTGACTTTCAGGGTTTAGCAGTTAAAAGACTGATGATAACAAAAGGAGCACTTGATGAATTACTAAGTATCTGTACTTTTATTGAGCATATTGAGAGCAGTACAACAGTTGCACTTGATCCAATGGAGCGTCAAAGAATCCTAAATACAAGTGAAGAACTGGGTAATGAAGGATTAAGAGTTCTCGGGATAGCAGCAAAAGCATTAAGATTG GAAATGAACAATACTAAAGAAGATGAATCGGACATggtttttttgggttttctgtGCTTCTATGATCCCCCTAAAGATACAGTTAAACAAGCTCTTTGGTGCTTAGCAGAGAAAGGTGTAAAGGCCAAAGTACTAACTGGTGACTCCCTTCCTCTTGCAATCAAGGTATGCAAAGAGGTTGGCATCCGCACCACCAATGTTATCACAGGGCCTGATTTAGAAATGCTCGACCAGGATGCATTTGATGAGATGGTCAAGAAAGTAACTGTTCTTGCTCGACTGACACCCACCCAAAAACTTCGTGTTGTCCAATCTCTGAAGACATCAGGAAATCATATTGTTGGATTTTTAGGAGATGGAATAAATGACTCCTTGGCCTTGGAAGCTGCTGATGTAGGAATATCAGTTGATTCTGGAGCATCAGTTGCTAAGGATGTTGCTGACATAATTCTGCTTGAGAAGGATCTCAATGTGCTTGTTGCAGGAGTTGTACGTGGAAGGATCACTCATGGAAATacaatgaaatatataaaaatgtctGTTGTAGCAAACATAGCTAGTGTTATATCGCTGCTTGTTGCTACTGTGTGCTTACCATTTGAACCATTAAGCCCCACACAGATTTTGACTCAGAATCTTCTTTATAATGTGGGTCAGATCCTAATACCATGGGATAAGATGGATGACGAGTATGTGAGCAGACCCCATAGATGGTCGGCCAAGGGCATATTGTTATTTATGATATGGAATGGACCTGTAAGCTCTATTTGTGACATTGgtacctttctttttctatgttgGTACTACAAAGCAAATACTTATTCCATGATGAATTTTTTTCACTCTGCATGGTTTCTCGAGGGCCTTCTGATGCAGACACTTATCATCCACCTGATCCGGACGGAGAAAATTCCTTTTGTACAAGAGACAGCATCATGGCCTGTTATCCTGTCCACTGTTTTAGCTTCTGTCATAGGAATTGCAATTCCATTTACTCCTATAGGAAAGGTAATGGGTTTCACAATTCTTCCCTTGtcatattttggttttcttgttcttgtttttgtgttctattttttcttaGGACAGATTGTCAAAAGAGCATATATCATGGTGTTCAAGAAATGGTTGTAG